In Kitasatospora viridis, the following are encoded in one genomic region:
- a CDS encoding carbohydrate ABC transporter permease — MRSKRGSAGPARLIGTALVWGAVAADLLLILWILLTSLRGSGDILKHAFGLPTTPKFGNYATAWSDGGFGPAAVNSVVVAVASSALAVALAAPCAYALARRRSRTSSALTMTFAMGLGVPGQVLVVPLFVGLAKANLTDSQLGLTLVYVGLAMPFTVFLLTGFFAGIPAALEEAAVLDGAGALRTFTQVVLPVARGGLITAFLLQFISSWNETLFALVLTHSQDQITLPVALAEFVASAQLNGMDYGTMFAGVCLILAPMIALFSWMGTRIIQGMTVGIGK; from the coding sequence GTGCGAAGCAAGCGCGGGTCGGCCGGGCCGGCACGACTGATCGGCACCGCCCTGGTCTGGGGTGCGGTGGCCGCCGATCTCCTCCTGATCCTCTGGATCCTGCTCACCTCGCTGCGCGGCAGCGGTGACATCCTCAAGCACGCCTTCGGGCTGCCCACCACGCCGAAGTTCGGCAACTACGCCACCGCCTGGAGCGACGGCGGCTTCGGGCCGGCCGCCGTCAACAGCGTCGTGGTCGCCGTGGCCTCCTCCGCGCTGGCCGTCGCGCTCGCCGCGCCGTGCGCCTACGCGCTGGCCCGGCGCCGCTCCCGGACCTCCTCGGCGCTGACCATGACCTTCGCGATGGGCCTGGGCGTGCCCGGCCAGGTGCTGGTCGTCCCGCTCTTCGTCGGCCTGGCCAAGGCCAACCTGACGGACAGTCAACTCGGCCTGACCCTGGTCTACGTCGGCCTGGCGATGCCGTTCACGGTGTTCCTGCTGACCGGCTTCTTCGCCGGCATCCCGGCCGCGCTGGAGGAGGCCGCCGTGCTGGACGGCGCCGGCGCCCTGCGCACCTTCACCCAGGTGGTGCTGCCGGTCGCCCGCGGCGGCCTGATCACCGCGTTCCTGCTGCAGTTCATCAGCTCCTGGAACGAGACCCTGTTCGCCCTGGTCCTCACCCACAGCCAGGACCAGATCACCCTGCCGGTGGCGCTCGCCGAGTTCGTCGCCTCCGCGCAGCTCAACGGAATGGACTACGGAACCATGTTCGCGGGAGTCTGCCTGATCCTCGCACCGATGATCGCCCTGTTCTCCTGGATGGGCACCCGGATCATCCAGGGCATGACGGTGGGGATCGGCAAGTGA
- a CDS encoding carbohydrate ABC transporter permease, with amino-acid sequence MSSTIHDTSRAARSARAARPSSTRRGAGPHERQQRRMFWPFTAPALIVYAVLFLAPVGYALWTSFYKWDGMGAMQWRGLRNYQVLFQDPAFRTSLVNTLEMMFVGGAVTFAISFALTLVLREMRGRLFARSVLFFPCLVNGMVFGIAAGFLFSPSGPVNEALHFFGVTTPPKWLSTDNLLPMVMGTLIWTATGYYTSIIMAAVDQIPEYLYEAAELDGANAWQRFRHVTLPCAWDVISVCAVLWTVSSVKIFELILLFGGSSSAYPPVSSWNTALYVYTEAFPQATVPRMGMATAAAITSLLLVTVVTLVLRRLMRRDPIEY; translated from the coding sequence TTGAGCAGCACGATCCACGACACCTCCCGGGCGGCCCGCTCCGCCCGGGCGGCCCGTCCCAGCTCCACCCGTCGCGGTGCCGGCCCGCACGAGCGCCAACAGCGCCGGATGTTCTGGCCGTTCACCGCCCCCGCGCTGATCGTCTACGCGGTGCTCTTCCTCGCCCCCGTCGGCTACGCCCTGTGGACCAGCTTCTACAAGTGGGACGGCATGGGCGCGATGCAGTGGCGCGGCCTGCGCAACTACCAGGTGCTGTTCCAGGACCCGGCGTTCCGGACCTCGCTGGTGAACACGCTGGAGATGATGTTCGTCGGCGGCGCGGTCACCTTCGCGATCAGCTTCGCGCTGACCCTGGTGCTGCGCGAGATGCGCGGGCGGCTGTTCGCCCGCTCGGTGCTGTTCTTCCCCTGCCTGGTCAACGGCATGGTCTTCGGCATCGCCGCCGGCTTCCTGTTCTCCCCCAGCGGGCCGGTCAACGAGGCGCTGCACTTCTTCGGGGTCACCACCCCGCCGAAGTGGCTCTCCACCGACAACCTGCTGCCGATGGTGATGGGCACGCTGATCTGGACGGCCACCGGCTACTACACCTCGATCATCATGGCCGCGGTCGACCAGATCCCCGAGTACCTCTACGAGGCGGCCGAGTTGGACGGGGCCAACGCCTGGCAGCGGTTCCGCCACGTGACCCTGCCGTGCGCCTGGGACGTCATCTCGGTGTGCGCCGTGCTCTGGACGGTCAGCTCGGTGAAGATCTTCGAGCTGATCCTGCTCTTCGGCGGCAGCAGCAGCGCCTACCCGCCGGTCAGCAGCTGGAACACCGCGCTGTACGTCTACACCGAGGCGTTCCCGCAGGCCACCGTCCCCCGGATGGGCATGGCCACCGCCGCCGCGATCACCAGCCTGCTGCTGGTCACCGTGGTGACGCTGGTGCTGCGGCGGCTGATGCGCCGCGATCCCATCGAGTACTGA
- a CDS encoding ABC transporter substrate-binding protein, which yields MGRIPSTPLRILGAATAAALALGLTACGSSGSGGDAKSGGSFTYWSMWREDEPQAKVLKAAIADFTSSTGVKVNVSWSGRDISKKIGPAIAGNQAPDLWDDSNDVIYGSTAAAGQALDLTPVLNAQIPGDNQLVSDVIPSKYFDMLPKDPGGSDHYMVPYEVATTGMYYNAADPDTAAAMPNPPADWAGLLKVCDALKAKGKPCIASEGEDPWTNGLYFDYLFSAGGGNVEKLSADKSGATWNDPAVLTAAQQVEQLVKGGYLIPGYDATKYPAQETNWSAGKAAFYMDGSYVTSEVAKEVPAGWKFGSLLPPGAKSPDASLFGFAIPKKAKHAAAAEKFIAFFLQKKELTGISTTALNITPRADISAPPGLEDAQSTLNGPTVRLPYDGVAGDWPAKVFNQNYLDLWHGKLTAAQFVAKCKADQVTYWQTQG from the coding sequence ATGGGAAGAATTCCCTCGACCCCGCTCCGCATCCTGGGCGCCGCCACGGCCGCGGCCCTGGCGCTCGGCCTGACCGCCTGCGGCAGCAGCGGCTCCGGCGGCGACGCGAAGTCCGGCGGCAGCTTCACCTACTGGTCGATGTGGCGCGAGGACGAGCCGCAGGCCAAGGTGCTGAAGGCCGCGATCGCCGACTTCACCAGCTCGACCGGCGTCAAGGTCAACGTCAGCTGGAGCGGCCGCGACATCTCCAAGAAGATCGGCCCGGCGATCGCCGGCAACCAGGCCCCCGACCTGTGGGACGACTCGAACGACGTGATCTACGGGTCGACCGCCGCCGCCGGGCAGGCCCTGGACCTCACCCCGGTGCTGAACGCGCAGATCCCCGGCGACAACCAGCTGGTCTCCGACGTGATCCCGAGCAAGTACTTCGACATGCTGCCCAAGGACCCGGGCGGCTCGGACCACTACATGGTCCCCTACGAGGTGGCCACCACCGGCATGTACTACAACGCGGCCGACCCGGACACCGCCGCCGCCATGCCCAACCCCCCGGCCGACTGGGCCGGCCTGCTGAAGGTGTGCGACGCGCTCAAGGCGAAGGGCAAGCCCTGCATCGCCTCCGAGGGCGAGGACCCGTGGACCAACGGCCTCTACTTCGACTACCTGTTCAGCGCCGGCGGCGGCAACGTCGAGAAGCTCTCCGCCGACAAGTCCGGCGCGACCTGGAACGACCCTGCGGTGCTCACCGCCGCCCAGCAGGTCGAGCAGCTGGTCAAGGGCGGCTACCTGATCCCCGGTTACGACGCCACCAAGTACCCGGCGCAGGAGACCAACTGGTCCGCCGGCAAGGCCGCCTTCTACATGGACGGCAGCTACGTCACCTCCGAGGTCGCCAAGGAGGTCCCGGCCGGCTGGAAGTTCGGCTCGCTGCTGCCGCCCGGCGCCAAGAGCCCGGACGCCTCGCTGTTCGGCTTCGCGATCCCGAAGAAGGCCAAGCACGCCGCGGCCGCCGAGAAGTTCATCGCCTTCTTCCTGCAGAAGAAGGAGCTGACGGGGATCTCCACCACCGCGCTGAACATCACCCCGCGCGCCGACATCTCCGCCCCGCCCGGGCTGGAGGACGCGCAGAGCACGCTCAACGGCCCCACCGTCCGGCTGCCCTACGACGGCGTGGCGGGCGACTGGCCGGCCAAGGTGTTCAACCAGAACTACCTCGACCTGTGGCACGGCAAGCTCACCGCCGCCCAGTTCGTCGCCAAGTGCAAGGCCGACCAGGTCACCTACTGGCAGACCCAGGGCTGA
- a CDS encoding LacI family DNA-binding transcriptional regulator, giving the protein MATMQDVADRAGVTKQTVSNVISGRVPVRPATAAKVRAAIAELGYTPNLVARSLATGATRTVGLFVPSVVGAFYATVVEEVEDVLEEHGYHLLLSTTRLDGERARRHLASLTSRSVDALLIAGDNDLIDHLPLLAEARFPVALCAWESEVPDSFPVVTIDYEQAGYLAGRHLRELGHERVAVLASPAHGTRIRGFRRAFAADGLAVPDSAVHYAPEPSQPGGHVAATAALTADPAVTGLFATHDVLALGALEAARSLGRSVPHDLSIVGHDDVPESRLTWPALTSVAIPSREMARQAIELLLRAVAKSAAPTNSLQLLRPELVARGSTGPVGDPPGRPGA; this is encoded by the coding sequence ATGGCGACGATGCAGGACGTGGCGGACCGCGCCGGAGTCACCAAGCAGACCGTCTCCAACGTGATCAGCGGCCGGGTGCCCGTGCGCCCCGCGACCGCCGCCAAGGTCCGGGCCGCGATCGCCGAACTCGGCTACACGCCGAACCTGGTCGCGCGCTCGCTCGCCACCGGCGCGACCAGGACCGTCGGCCTCTTCGTCCCCAGCGTGGTCGGCGCCTTCTACGCCACCGTGGTGGAGGAGGTCGAGGACGTGCTGGAGGAGCACGGCTACCACCTGCTGCTCTCCACCACCCGGCTCGACGGCGAGCGGGCCAGGCGCCACCTGGCCAGCCTGACCAGCCGGTCGGTCGACGCCCTGCTGATCGCCGGCGACAACGACCTGATCGACCACCTGCCGCTGCTCGCCGAGGCCCGCTTCCCGGTCGCCCTGTGCGCCTGGGAGAGCGAGGTGCCGGACAGCTTCCCGGTGGTCACCATCGACTACGAGCAGGCCGGCTACCTGGCCGGACGCCACCTGCGCGAACTCGGCCACGAGCGGGTCGCGGTGCTGGCCAGCCCCGCCCACGGCACCCGCATCCGCGGCTTCCGGCGGGCCTTCGCCGCCGACGGCCTGGCCGTGCCGGACAGCGCCGTCCACTACGCCCCCGAACCGAGCCAGCCCGGCGGCCACGTGGCCGCCACCGCCGCGCTCACCGCCGACCCGGCCGTCACCGGCCTCTTCGCCACCCACGACGTGCTGGCGCTGGGAGCCCTGGAGGCGGCGCGCTCGCTCGGCCGCTCCGTACCGCACGACCTCTCCATCGTCGGCCACGACGACGTGCCCGAGTCGCGCCTCACCTGGCCGGCGCTCACCAGCGTGGCCATCCCCAGCCGGGAGATGGCCCGCCAGGCGATCGAGCTGCTGCTGCGCGCCGTCGCCAAGTCGGCCGCCCCGACCAACTCGCTCCAGCTGCTGCGGCCCGAACTGGTCGCCCGCGGCAGCACCGGCCCCGTCGGCGACCCGCCGGGCCGCCCCGGAGCCTGA
- a CDS encoding glycoside hydrolase family 95 protein produces MSIDHGSVPGGSGPGDPPSGGSTPDGSTPDGSGPAPDRLWYRRPAASFLEALPLGNGRLGAMLYGGVRETVELNADTLWSGGPGPRDREGAAEHLAELRTAVLREGDYARAEQLALRMQGPYLHAYQPLATLQLGLGEREVEEYERSLDLARAVHRVRYRSGGAEIVRESFVSAPDGVLVTRITSSVPGRLDLTAHFDTPHPGATARVTGGGDLLVGGRAPAAFAFGEPDPASYTPDAGTGFAAGLRVLATGGRVHGKGDTVTVTGADEVLLLVAVATGYRGYDVPPVGPEDGPLAEVAAQLAAATPSSFQQLMDRHVADHTRLFDTCTVRLGEPGPQPADHLPTDERLALARAGAEDPGLAALLFAYGRYLLIASSRPGTQPANLQGIWNPQVVPPWNANWTTNINLQMNYWPAETTGLAECHEPLFDLLDDLAVTGARTAETYYGTGGWTVHHNVDLWRAANPVSGEPVWANWPMGGAWLCAHLWERHLFDGDPDFLARRAYPLMRGAARFLLEFLTEDAEGRLVTCPSTTPEHRFRLPDGTLTAVAAGATMDHWLTGELFANTAAAARLLGTDEPFAAQLDAARARLRPPGTAPDGRLLEWWEDLPEEDPGHRHFSHLYGLHPGSALDPLTDPAGAAAAGLALERRLAHGGGSTGWSRAWTVALAARLGDGELAGRSVRELLDRYTAPNLLGLHPPDLFQIDGNLGITAAIAELLLQSHNAVLRLLPALPAAWATGRADGLRARSGTTVDLCWSAGRLTEAVLHRRTDEELTVLLPPGATACAVTDRTGRVVRAQALATAHGLRLTVADSGDLVLCPRYS; encoded by the coding sequence TTGTCGATCGACCACGGCTCCGTGCCCGGCGGATCCGGTCCGGGTGACCCACCGTCGGGCGGGTCCACTCCCGACGGGTCCACCCCCGACGGATCCGGTCCCGCGCCCGACCGACTGTGGTACCGCCGACCGGCCGCCTCCTTCCTGGAGGCGCTCCCGCTCGGCAACGGACGCCTCGGCGCCATGCTGTACGGCGGCGTCCGCGAGACCGTCGAGCTCAACGCCGACACCCTGTGGTCCGGCGGACCCGGACCCCGCGACCGCGAAGGCGCGGCCGAGCACCTGGCCGAGCTGCGCACCGCCGTGCTGCGGGAAGGCGACTACGCCCGCGCCGAGCAGCTCGCGCTGCGCATGCAGGGCCCCTACCTGCACGCCTACCAGCCCCTCGCCACCCTCCAACTCGGGCTCGGCGAACGGGAAGTGGAGGAGTACGAGCGCTCCCTGGACCTGGCCCGCGCCGTGCACCGGGTCCGGTACCGCAGCGGCGGTGCCGAGATCGTGCGCGAGTCCTTCGTCTCCGCGCCGGACGGGGTGCTGGTCACCCGGATCACCTCCTCGGTGCCCGGGCGGCTCGACCTCACCGCGCACTTCGACACCCCGCACCCCGGCGCCACCGCCCGGGTCACCGGCGGGGGAGACCTGCTGGTCGGCGGCCGGGCACCGGCCGCCTTCGCCTTCGGCGAGCCGGACCCCGCGAGCTACACGCCCGACGCCGGGACGGGCTTCGCCGCCGGACTGCGGGTGCTCGCCACCGGCGGCCGGGTGCACGGCAAGGGCGACACGGTCACCGTCACCGGCGCCGACGAGGTACTGCTGCTGGTGGCCGTCGCCACCGGCTACCGGGGCTACGACGTGCCGCCGGTCGGCCCCGAGGACGGGCCGCTGGCGGAGGTGGCCGCGCAGCTCGCGGCGGCCACGCCGTCGAGCTTCCAGCAGTTGATGGACCGTCATGTCGCAGATCACACAAGGCTCTTCGACACCTGCACGGTCCGGCTCGGCGAGCCCGGACCGCAGCCCGCCGACCACCTTCCCACCGACGAACGCCTCGCCCTCGCCCGGGCCGGCGCCGAGGACCCGGGCCTGGCCGCACTGCTCTTCGCCTACGGGCGCTACCTGCTGATCGCCTCCTCGCGCCCCGGCACCCAGCCCGCCAACCTCCAGGGCATCTGGAACCCGCAGGTGGTCCCGCCGTGGAACGCCAACTGGACCACCAACATCAACCTCCAGATGAACTACTGGCCGGCCGAGACCACCGGCCTGGCCGAGTGCCACGAACCGCTCTTCGACCTGCTCGACGACCTCGCCGTCACCGGCGCCCGCACCGCCGAGACCTACTACGGCACCGGCGGCTGGACGGTGCACCACAACGTGGACCTGTGGCGCGCGGCCAACCCGGTCTCCGGCGAACCCGTCTGGGCGAACTGGCCGATGGGCGGCGCCTGGCTCTGCGCGCACCTGTGGGAGCGTCACCTCTTCGACGGCGACCCGGACTTCCTCGCCCGGCGGGCCTACCCGCTGATGCGCGGGGCCGCCCGGTTCCTGCTGGAGTTCCTCACCGAGGACGCCGAAGGCCGACTGGTGACCTGCCCCTCCACCACGCCCGAGCACCGCTTCCGGCTGCCCGACGGCACGCTGACCGCCGTCGCCGCCGGCGCCACCATGGACCACTGGCTCACCGGGGAGCTCTTCGCCAACACCGCCGCCGCGGCCCGGCTGCTCGGCACGGACGAGCCCTTCGCCGCCCAGCTCGACGCCGCCCGCGCCAGGCTGCGACCACCCGGCACCGCACCGGACGGCCGCCTGCTGGAGTGGTGGGAGGACCTGCCGGAGGAGGACCCCGGCCACCGCCACTTCTCCCACCTCTACGGGCTCCACCCCGGCAGCGCCCTCGACCCGCTCACCGACCCCGCTGGCGCCGCAGCGGCCGGGCTCGCCCTGGAACGCCGACTGGCGCACGGCGGCGGCTCCACCGGCTGGAGCCGGGCCTGGACGGTCGCCCTGGCCGCCCGCCTGGGCGACGGCGAACTGGCCGGCCGCAGCGTGCGGGAGCTGCTCGACCGGTACACCGCCCCCAACCTGCTCGGCCTGCACCCGCCGGACCTCTTCCAGATCGACGGCAACCTCGGCATCACCGCCGCCATCGCCGAACTGCTGCTGCAGAGCCACAACGCGGTGCTGCGCCTGCTGCCCGCGCTGCCCGCCGCCTGGGCCACCGGGCGGGCCGACGGTCTGCGGGCCCGCAGCGGCACGACCGTCGACCTGTGCTGGTCGGCCGGCCGCCTCACCGAGGCCGTCCTGCACCGGCGCACGGACGAGGAGTTGACCGTGCTGCTGCCGCCCGGCGCCACGGCGTGCGCGGTGACCGACCGCACCGGCCGGGTCGTGCGAGCGCAGGCCCTGGCGACCGCGCACGGCCTGCGGCTGACCGTCGCCGACTCCGGCGACCTGGTCCTTTGCCCGCGCTACAGCTGA
- the galT gene encoding galactose-1-phosphate uridylyltransferase: protein MPKTSATLADGRELLFFDPAGTAPRTADDQRPLSPTAHLSTIRRDPATGAWVTIAAHRQSRTYHPPADECPLCPTRDGRLTEIPAGDYQVAVLENRFPSLAMRSAVELGDSETPLRAERSGTGRCEVVCFTAEHGSSFADLTPDQARLVLDAWTDRTAALAELPGVEQVFCFENRGAEIGVTLAHPHGQIYAFPFTTPRTARMIEQAGVHRAATGRNLFEDLLAAERAEGTRVVLAGEHWTAFVPFAARWPYEVHVYPHRRVPDLTRLSEAERAEFPGIYLELLRRFDRIFGPDQPPTPYIAGWHQAPAHRGDELALHIEMFTIRRTAGKLKYLAGVESGMDAFVNDVAPEDAAARLREVAT from the coding sequence ATGCCCAAAACCAGTGCCACCTTGGCGGACGGCCGCGAGCTCCTCTTCTTCGACCCCGCCGGGACCGCCCCGCGCACGGCCGACGACCAGCGCCCGCTGAGCCCCACCGCCCATCTGTCCACCATCCGCCGCGACCCGGCCACCGGCGCCTGGGTCACCATCGCGGCCCACCGCCAGTCGCGCACCTACCACCCGCCGGCCGACGAGTGCCCGCTCTGCCCCACCCGGGACGGCCGGCTCACCGAGATCCCGGCCGGCGACTACCAGGTCGCCGTGCTGGAGAACCGCTTCCCCTCGCTCGCCATGCGCAGCGCCGTCGAACTCGGCGACAGCGAGACGCCGTTGCGCGCCGAGCGGTCCGGCACCGGGCGCTGCGAGGTGGTCTGCTTCACCGCCGAGCACGGCTCCTCCTTCGCCGACCTCACCCCCGACCAGGCCCGGCTGGTGCTGGACGCGTGGACCGACCGCACCGCCGCCCTCGCTGAACTCCCCGGCGTGGAGCAGGTCTTCTGCTTCGAGAACCGGGGCGCCGAGATCGGCGTGACGCTGGCCCACCCGCACGGCCAGATCTACGCCTTCCCGTTCACCACCCCGCGCACCGCCCGGATGATCGAGCAGGCCGGGGTGCACCGCGCCGCCACCGGCCGCAACCTCTTCGAGGACCTGCTCGCCGCCGAACGCGCCGAGGGCACCCGGGTGGTGCTGGCCGGTGAGCACTGGACCGCCTTCGTGCCGTTCGCCGCCCGCTGGCCCTACGAGGTGCACGTCTACCCGCACCGGCGGGTGCCCGACCTGACCCGGCTGAGCGAGGCCGAGCGCGCCGAATTCCCCGGAATCTACCTGGAGTTGCTGCGCCGCTTCGACCGGATCTTCGGCCCGGACCAGCCGCCCACCCCCTACATCGCCGGCTGGCACCAGGCGCCCGCCCACCGGGGCGACGAACTCGCGCTGCACATCGAGATGTTCACCATCCGGCGGACCGCCGGCAAGCTCAAGTACCTGGCCGGCGTGGAGTCCGGCATGGACGCCTTCGTCAACGACGTCGCCCCCGAGGACGCCGCCGCCCGGCTGCGCGAGGTCGCCACGTGA
- the galK gene encoding galactokinase yields MTGDGIRLAFGARYGARPEGVWAAPGRVNLIGEHTDYNGGLVLPLALPCRTRVAVRRRTDGVLRLSSAQVAGPPVELRLDELRPGAVHGWAGYPAGVLQALRAAGHPVGGLDLHVDSDVPLGAGLSSSAALECATALALNDLHGLGLGATELALLAQRAENEFVGVPCGAMDQLASACCQEGHALLIDTRDLTLRQLPLDLAGAGMHLLVLDTRTKHDLGDGAYAALRAGCERAAALLGLPALRDLHPDALAPALAALPGELRPLVRHVVTENARVEQAATLLDTGSYAALGPLLTAGHASLRDDYRVSWPQADLAVSAALSAGAHGARMTGGGFGGSVLVLVDAGAAPAVATAVGAAFRRAGYELPRVVAARPSTGACRLG; encoded by the coding sequence GTGACGGGGGACGGGATCCGGCTCGCCTTCGGAGCGCGGTACGGCGCCCGGCCCGAGGGCGTGTGGGCGGCGCCCGGCCGGGTCAACCTGATCGGCGAGCACACCGACTACAACGGCGGGCTGGTGCTGCCGCTCGCCCTGCCCTGCCGCACCCGGGTCGCCGTGCGCCGCCGGACGGACGGGGTGCTGCGGCTCTCCAGTGCCCAGGTCGCCGGCCCGCCGGTCGAGTTGCGCCTCGACGAGCTGCGGCCCGGCGCAGTGCACGGCTGGGCCGGCTACCCGGCGGGGGTGCTCCAGGCCCTGCGCGCCGCCGGGCACCCGGTGGGCGGCCTGGACCTGCACGTCGACAGCGACGTCCCGCTCGGCGCCGGCCTCTCCTCCTCGGCCGCCCTGGAGTGCGCCACCGCGCTCGCCCTCAACGACCTCCACGGGCTCGGACTCGGCGCCACCGAGCTGGCGCTGCTCGCCCAACGGGCCGAGAACGAGTTCGTCGGCGTCCCCTGCGGGGCGATGGACCAACTCGCCTCGGCCTGCTGTCAGGAGGGCCACGCGCTGCTGATCGACACCCGCGACCTGACGCTGCGTCAACTCCCGCTCGACCTGGCCGGCGCAGGCATGCACCTGCTGGTGCTGGACACCCGCACCAAGCACGACCTCGGCGACGGCGCCTACGCCGCCCTGCGCGCCGGCTGCGAGCGCGCGGCCGCCCTGCTCGGCCTGCCCGCGCTGCGCGACCTCCACCCGGACGCCCTGGCCCCGGCCCTCGCCGCCCTACCGGGCGAACTGCGCCCACTGGTCCGCCACGTGGTCACCGAGAACGCCCGGGTCGAACAGGCCGCGACCCTGCTCGACACCGGCTCCTACGCCGCCCTCGGCCCCCTGCTCACCGCCGGCCACGCCTCACTGCGCGACGACTACCGGGTCTCCTGGCCCCAGGCCGACCTCGCCGTCTCGGCGGCCCTGTCCGCGGGCGCCCACGGGGCCCGGATGACGGGCGGCGGCTTCGGCGGCTCGGTACTGGTCCTGGTGGACGCGGGCGCTGCACCCGCCGTGGCGACGGCAGTCGGCGCGGCCTTCCGCCGAGCGGGCTACGAGCTGCCCCGGGTCGTCGCGGCCCGCCCGTCCACGGGGGCCTGCCGACTGGGGTGA
- a CDS encoding alpha/beta fold hydrolase, with translation MPTATASGTTVPYLRQGSGLGLLLLHGTNSDGATGFGPVIDRFTDQRTVLAPDYAGSGGSTVPDGPLDLDLLTTQAAAVITDAATGPVDVVGVSLGAVVAAATAAAHPHLVRRLVLVAGWVSSDDPRHRLVFQTWRTLEASDPALATAFGLSLALSPGFLAGLGHERVAQFIQRRSPDGTAARIELGQRVDLRNRLPQISAPTLVIGLTQDNLVPAAHARAMHQAIPHSRYTEIDSGHAVVLEQPDQFVRHVRDFVLDEPDPTATRR, from the coding sequence ATGCCGACCGCTACCGCCTCCGGGACCACAGTGCCCTACCTCCGCCAAGGGTCCGGCCTGGGCCTGTTGCTACTGCACGGCACCAACAGCGATGGCGCAACCGGGTTCGGACCGGTGATCGACCGCTTCACCGACCAACGGACGGTCCTCGCGCCCGACTACGCCGGCTCCGGCGGCTCGACCGTCCCTGACGGACCGCTGGACCTGGACCTGCTGACCACGCAGGCGGCCGCGGTCATCACCGACGCCGCCACGGGACCGGTCGACGTGGTCGGCGTGTCCTTGGGCGCAGTGGTCGCGGCGGCCACCGCGGCCGCACACCCGCACCTGGTCCGCCGCCTGGTCCTGGTCGCCGGATGGGTCAGCAGCGATGACCCACGCCACCGCCTGGTGTTCCAGACCTGGCGAACGCTGGAAGCCTCCGACCCCGCGCTCGCCACGGCGTTCGGGCTTTCACTGGCGCTGAGCCCCGGCTTCCTTGCCGGACTGGGCCACGAGCGTGTTGCGCAGTTCATCCAACGCCGCTCGCCCGACGGCACCGCGGCCCGGATCGAACTGGGGCAGCGCGTCGACCTGCGCAACCGGCTCCCGCAGATCTCCGCTCCAACGCTGGTGATCGGCCTGACCCAAGACAACCTGGTCCCCGCAGCGCACGCCCGCGCCATGCACCAGGCGATCCCCCACAGCCGCTATACCGAGATCGACAGCGGCCATGCGGTCGTCCTGGAGCAACCGGACCAGTTCGTCCGCCACGTCCGCGACTTCGTCCTGGACGAGCCGGATCCAACCGCAACGCGCAGGTGA